A window of Parasteatoda tepidariorum isolate YZ-2023 unplaced genomic scaffold, CAS_Ptep_4.0 HiC_scaffold_8122, whole genome shotgun sequence genomic DNA:
AGATTTAGCATAGATCTTGATAGGGTGAGTTTAATTTGTtctattgattataaaaaaaaaaaaaattcaaaatttcatttagcctggttggtagggcacacTGGACTCAAGTTTGTGAGAAGGGGAGTTCAAATCCAGTTGCCCGTGTGGttaatggtgactggtgcatgttaaatctgtcgaatcaaAGTCCTCCATCTTCTCAtgacaaattatacctctgggggtactggatttgAGATTGATCATTTTCTGGTTCAGGTCTAAATTATGGTAATATGGTAATTCCGTCCATAAACGGGCATGGCAGAAGTCAAAATCTTGTCCATAGAATGTACTACTGGAGAACAAGAACAATTGCACCCCCAGTGCCTTAATGGCCAACGGCAACCTGTGAGCATCGGTTGGAGATCTCTAGCATTGTATACAAAGATATTCAAGTTATATCATACAAAGTAATAGTTTCTTTAACaattcttattttgatttttcatgtaacttttttttctgctctCTGTTATTAAATCACATTTCAGATTTACATTAAGCTTAATTATTCtgataaatctaaattttccttcttttcctTTTGTAACTTTATATTAATGCCTTAcatataaagttaataaataaattttattttagtctaGAGAATTAGAAATTCAAGTATATTGGCGAGATTGGAGATCAATGTGTGCAGTTAAATTTCTTCGTCTTGAGGAGTTCATTGATGACAACAGACATGGCATAGCTCTCCATTTAGAACCTCAAGGTCTTTTATTTGCTGAAGTAAAAATGAGatgtctttctttttaatttacaatttctcATAGAATTTCCATAGtacttatctttttattttgattgacaGGTGAAATTTTTGAATCCTATGATATCAAGAAAACCTAGGCTTCAgcgtcaaagaaaattatttaggcACAAAGGTAAAGATTTTAAGCTGGttgttttcctattttttcatttgtgtttacttttctttgtgcttctatagtttaaaatttattttatttaggcaAAAACTTCTTACGTCCTGGAcaaatgaatataaatgtaGCAACATGGGGTCGTTTAATGAAAAGAGCAATGCCACAAAATTGTTCAGAACAACCAGCAACAATAAGTCCTCCTTGCCTAATGGCAAACAGTAAGtaatgtttgaataatttacaagcacagtaaaaaattgattatctTTTATCTGATTACCTCTATTAACAAAATAGGctactatgaattttttttaaccattgtaatttttttttcttttctcaatttaaataatatgcttcCTCAATCTAGCTATATGCTTCCTCAATCTAGTGTGgtccccccccaaaaaaaaaatactttgtactacgtgaattttttttaattagttaaaactaagtttttgtCTGTAATTAAAACCATGAAACCAACTATAACTGTAATGATTAAACAAGAATGGATTTCAAATGAATGTGtcagtttaaaaattgcttttattctgAAGGTGTTTCtctaaatttgaatatataaatttttctctcaagtaatgaaaattaatatgatgattcaaataatcattttaatgttcttaacaattt
This region includes:
- the LOC122273762 gene encoding serine/threonine-protein kinase N-like, producing the protein LMGCQDLLDDVPGRLPRRDQGPHMSSPADLRSFVRATGKGLTGRGSSKSYSIKEETSNEIMAVLKLDNTTVAQTTWKPCSQQAWDQRFSIDLDRSRELEIQVYWRDWRSMCAVKFLRLEEFIDDNRHGIALHLEPQGLLFAEVKFLNPMISRKPRLQRQRKLFRHKGKNFLRPGQMNINVATWGRLMKRAMPQNCSEQPATISPPCLMAN